In the Heterodontus francisci isolate sHetFra1 chromosome 8, sHetFra1.hap1, whole genome shotgun sequence genome, one interval contains:
- the LOC137372682 gene encoding volume-regulated anion channel subunit LRRC8D-like — translation MFTLTEVASLNDIQATYRILKPWWDVFMDYLAIVMLMVAIFAGTMQLTKDQVVCLPEPQSDERSETHRSVTENPTKFPEASVVPDLESATSSIGSRNHATEGANIFAFGTVELPDDVVDHPVQRGPLNFGRPTNLEYQQYVFINQMCYHVALPWYSKYFPYLALIHTLILMVSSNFWFKYPKTSSKIEHFVSILGKCFESPWTTKALSETACEDSEENKQRFKTSVAKHLSTGSEEESPSLSTPMISRTGPKFSAEKPVIEVPSMTILDKKDGEQAKALFEKVRKFRAHVEDSDLIYKLYVVQTVIKTVKLMFILCYTLNFVTSIMFNHVCKPDIEHLTGYSQFHCTHNMAFMLRKLLISYIALICVYGLVCIYTLFWLFRRPLKEYSFEKVREESSFSDIPDVKNDFAFLLHMVDQYDQLYSKRFGVFLSEVSENKLRELSLNHEWTYEKLKQHVSRNAQDKLELHLFMLSGVPDAVFDMTELEVLKLELIPEAKIPAKISQMTNLQELHLYHCPAKVEQTAFSFLRDHLRYLHIKFTDVAEIPTWVYLLKNLRELYLVGNLSSENNKMIALESLRELKHLKILHLKSNLTKVPSNITDVAPHLTALLVHNDGTKLLVLNSLKKMINLTELELQNCELERIPHAIFSLTNLQELDLKSNNIRTIEEVISFQHLKRLTCLKLWHNKIITIPSSISLVKNLELLYLSQNKLESLPAALFTLQKLRYLDVSHNSIAVIPAEITSLQNLQYFAVTGNRVEILPKQVFKCTKLRVLNIGQNCITSISEKVGQLVQLTQLELRGNCLDRLPAELSHCRLLKKSGLVVEDHLFDTLPSDVKDFFNQDFNSNSTFGTGI, via the coding sequence ATGTTTACCCTCACAGAAGTTGCATCTCTTAATGACATACAGGCAACCTATCGAATTCTGAAGCCATGGTGGGATGTATTCATGGATTATTTAGCCATTGTAATGCTGATGGTCGCTATCTTTGCGGGCACCATGCAACTGACCAAAGACCAAGTCGTGTGTCTTCCTGAGCCCCAATCAGATGAAAGATCAGAAACCCATCGCAGTGTCACTGAGAATCCTACAAAATTTCCCGAAGCATCTGTTGTACCAGATTTAGAAAGCGCTACGTCTTCAATAGGGAGCCGGAATCATGCTACTGAGGGAGCCAACATCTTTGCTTTTGGAACCGTTGAACTACCTGATGATGTTGTCGATCATCCTGTGCAAAGAGGCCCTCTCAACTTTGGGCGTCCGACTAACTTGGAGTATCAGCAATATGTTTTCATCAATCAGATGTGCTATCATGTGGCTTTGCCCTGGTACTCCAAGTATTTTCCTTACCTTGCTCTAATCCATACGCTCATCCTCATGGTTAGTAGCAATTTCTGGTTCAAGTACCCCAAGACCAGTTCAAAGATTGAACATTTTGTTTCTATATTGGGAAAGTGTTTTGAGTCTCCGTGGACCACAaaagcactctctgaaactgcgtGTGAGGACTCTGAGGAGAACAAGCAACGCTTTAAGACCTCTGTGGCAAAGCATTTATCGACTGGCAGTGAAGAAGAAAGCCCTAGCTTGAGCACACCCATGATATCCAGGACTGGACCTAAATTTTCAGCTGAGAAGCCAGTCATTGAAGTTCCCAGCATGACTATTTTGGACAAGAAAGATGGAGAGCAGGCCAAAGCCCTTTTTGAAAAAGTTCGTAAGTTTCGTGCCCATGTAGAAGACAGTGATTTAATATATAAACTCTATGTTGTCCAGACAGTCATAAAGACGGTGAAGTTGATGTTTATTTTATGTTATACACTTAATTTTGTGACTTCTATAATGTTTAATCATGTCTGCAAACCAGACATAGAACATTTGACTGGATATTCTCAATTTCATTGTACTCACAACATGGCTTTTATGCTGCGAAAATTATTAATTAGCTACATTGCACTAATATGTGTTTATGGACTTGTTTGTATATATACTTTGTTTTGGCTGTTTAGGCGGCCCTTAAAGGAATATTCTTTTGAAAAGGTCCGTGAGGAAAGTAGCTTTAGTGACATTCCAGATGTTAAAAATGACTTTGCATTTCTGCTGCACATGGTTGATCAATATGACCAACTTTACTCGAAGCGCTTTGGGGTCTTCCTGTCAGAGGTGAGTGAAAACAAACTGCGGGAGCTAAGTTTGAACCACGAGTGGACTTACGAGAAACTCAAACAGCATGTCTCTCGGAATGCTCAAGACAAGCTGGAGCTGCACCTCTTCATGCTTTCCGGGGTGCCTGATGCAGTGTTTGACATGACCGAACTGGAGGTACTGAAGCTAGAACTGATTCCTGAGGCGAAGATTCCTGCCAAAATTTCCCAAATGACTAATCTTCAGGAACTGCACCTTTACCATTGCCCTGCTAAAGTGGAACAAACTGCCTTCAGCTTCCTCCGGGACCACCTTAGATATCTGCACATCAAGTTCACTGATGTTGCAGAAATTCCCACCTGGGTCTACTTGCTTAAAAACCTGCGTGAACTGTACCTAGTTGGTAATCTGAGCTCTGAAAATAATAAGATGATCGCTCTCGAGTCACTGCGAGAACTGAAACACCTGAAGATCTTGCACCTGAAGAGTAATCTGACCAAAGTTCCTTCAAACATCACTGATGTTGCACCCCATCTCACTGCTCTGTTGGTTCACAATGACGGAACAAAACTTTTAGTGCTGAACAGCTTGAAGAAGATGATCAATCTAACTGAGCTGGAACTGCagaactgtgagctggaacggatcCCACATGCCATTTTCAGCTTGACCAACTTGCAAGAACTAGACTTGAAATCCAACAACATTCGCACAATCGAGGAGGTGATAAGTTTTCAGCATCTGAAGCGCTTGACGTGCCTGAAGCTGTGGCACAACAAAATCATCACCATCCCTTCATCAATCAGCCTGGTGAAGAACCTTGAGTTGCTTTACCTTTCTCAGAATAAACTGGAGTCTTTACCAGCAGCTCTCTTCACTTTACAGAAGCTGAGATATCTGGATGTAAGTCACAATTCCATCGCTGTCATTCCAGCAGAGATCACGTCCCTCCAGAATTTACAGTATTTTGCAGTTACAGGAAACCGAGTGGAAATTTTGCCAAAGCAGGTTTTTAAGTGCACAAAGTTGCGGGTTTTGAACATAGGCCAAAACTGCATCACTTCCATTTCAGAAAAGGTTGGGCAGCTTGTGCAGCTCACACAGCTAGAGCTGAGGGGGAACTGCCTGGACAGACTACCAGCAGAGTTAAGTCACTGCCGCCTTCTGAAGAAAAGTGGGCTTGTCGTTGAAGATCACCTCTTTGACACGTTGCCCTCTGATGTTAAAGATTTCTTTAACCAAGACTTTAACTCAAATTCTACTTTTGGCACAGGAATATAA